One genomic segment of Alosa sapidissima isolate fAloSap1 chromosome 13, fAloSap1.pri, whole genome shotgun sequence includes these proteins:
- the dolk gene encoding dolichol kinase, producing MQTNPVLVESAVVFAMVLFVHTAVWTPLSWCCIALAIQAFYVQHKWDRLLRSGAAVFQFRSGASSGVLPASMVMPLLGLALRGRCIEAGNVHMERFALVVAVTGMMLALFVSLIALGVTRPVPTNTCVVAGIASSAILYCTKHTLTVSEVIEVLEVLLIFVYLSLILLYLLPRCFTPGEALLVIAALSVIINQLIKRSLSTAGETRAEPLQYYLPVVVVGCLMLGVIFALLFLFLEAGSWAGSLFFHVLTAVLGLGLLLPWLSLLTNTHPIAWVIYFLAVDSRRPWLLGYWALLALAAVAVVMHQNRRQRRSSGGKKEHASTAVRKAFHVFTVLTFVPGLVLDRPLLHLASAGCLGAFLFLEFVRFFRILPLGPHLRRMLTHFLDERDSGPLVLTHIYLLVGVSLPLWLTPGPCVPKSGLPGAGGLLPYAGVLSVGVGDAVASVFGSSVGEIRWPGTKKTMEGTATSVFAQVIAVAIFLLADGSLNLNASYSWVVGSITTVAMLEAYTSQIDNLLLPLYLHILLLL from the coding sequence ATGCAGACCAATCCAGTGCTGGTAGAGTCGGCTGTGGTGTTCGCCATGGTGCTGTTCGTGCATACCGCCGTGTGGACACCGCTGTCGTGGTGCTGCATCGCCCTGGCCATCCAGGCCTTCTACGTCCAGCACAAGTGGGACCGGCTCCTGCGGTCCGGCGCGGCCGTCTTCCAGTTCCGCTCGGGCGCCAGCAGCGGCGTCCTGCCGGCCAGCATGGTCATGCCCCTGCTGGGCCTAGCCCTGCGCGGCCGCTGCATCGAGGCCGGTAACGTGCACATGGAGCGCTTCGCCCTGGTGGTGGCGGTGACGGGCATGATGCTGGCGCTGTTCGTCTCCCTGATCGCGCTGGGCGTCACGCGGCCCGTACCCACCAACACGTGTGTGGTGGCCGGCATAGCCAGCAGCGCCATCCTCTACTGCACCAAGCACACGCTGACCGTCTCGGAGGTGATCGAGGTGCTGGAGGTGCTGCTGATCTTCGTCTACCTGAGCCTGATCCTGCTCTACCTGCTGCCGCGCTGCTTCACGCCGGGCGAGGCGCTGCTGGTCATCGCCGCCCTCAGCGTCATCATCAACCAGCTCATCAAGCGGTCACTGAGCACGGCCGGCGAGACGCGCGCCGAACCCCTGCAGTACTACCtgccggtggtggtggtgggctgCCTGATGCTGGGGGTCATCTTCGCcctgctcttcctcttcctggaGGCCGGCTCGTGGGCCGGCTCCCTCTTCTTCCACGTGCTGACGGCCGTGCTGGGCCTGGGGCTGCTGCTGCCCTGGCTCTCGCTGCTGACCAACACGCACCCCATCGCCTGGGTCATCTACTTCCTGGCGGTGGACAGCCGGCGGCCGTGGCTGCTGGGCTACTGGGCGTTGTTGGCGCTGGCCGCTGTCGCCGTGGTGATGCACCAGAACCGGCGCCAGCGGCGCTCGTCGGGTGGCAAGAAGGAGCATGCGTCCACGGCTGTGCGCAAGGCCTTCCATGTGTTCACGGTGCTGACCTTCGTGCCGGGGCTGGTGCTGGACCGGCCGCTGCTGCACCTGGCCTCGGCCGGCTGCCTGGGCGCCTTCCTCTTCCTGGAGTTTGTGCGCTTCTTCCGGATCCTTCCGCTTGGGCCGCACCTGCGCCGGATGCTCACGCACTTCCTGGACGAGCGGGACAGCGGGCCACTGGTGCTCACCCACATCTACCTGCTGGTCGGGGTGTCCCTGCCCCTGTGGCTGACCCCGGGGCCCTGCGTGCCCAAGAGCGGCCTGCCCGGCGCCGGCGGCCTGCTCCCCTACGCCGGCGTGCTCTCGGTGGGCGTGGGCGACGCCGTGGCCTCCGTGTTCGGCAGCTCGGTCGGGGAGATCCGCTGGCCCGGCACCAAAAAGACCATGGAGGGCACGGCCACTTCGGTCTTCGCCCAAGTCATTGCCGTGGCCATCTTCCTGCTGGCCGACGGCAGCCTGAACCTAAATGCCAGCTACTCGTGGGTGGTGGGCTCCATCACCACAGTGGCCATGCTAGAGGCCTACACGTCACAGATTGACaacctgctgctgccgctgtatCTGCACATACTGTTGCTGCTATGa
- the phyhd1 gene encoding phytanoyl-CoA dioxygenase domain-containing protein 1: MDVLTDSDVQRYQDDGYLVLEGFLTEAECDALRARMKDIVEQMDVPPHCRIQFSTNQEEQLKSQGSADYFITSGDKIRFFFEKGVFDDKGEFIVPKERSLNKVGHALHAYEPLYKRITHSEKVKGLAKKLGLQSPVILQSMYIFKQPGIGGEVTPHQDATFLYTEPLGRVMGLWIALEDATLENGCLWFIPGSHSNGISRRMVRTPKGTFPLTDFVGCEQEYDDKLFVPTPIKKGGLVLIHGEVVHRSAQNSSSDSRHVYTFHMMDSHETRWSPENWLQPTEELPFTPLYT, from the exons ATGGATGTTTTGACAGACTCTGACGTGCAAAGG TACCAGGATGATGGCTACCTCGTCCTGGAGGGCTTTCTGACGGAGGCTGAGTGTGACGCTCTGCGGGCAAGGATGAAGGATATCGTGGAGCAGATGGACGTTCCACCACACTGCCGTATACAGTTCTCCACCAATCAGGAGGAACAGCTGAAATCCCAG ggaagcGCTGACTATTTCATCACAAGTGGAGATAAAATCCGTTTCTTCTTTGAGAAAGGAGTGTTTGATGACAAAG GTGAATTTATTGTCCCAAAAGAACGTTCCCTGAACAAAGTTGGACATG CCCTGCATGCATATGAACCACTATATAAAAGGATCACCCATTCAGAGAAAGTCAAG GGTTTGGCAAAGAAGTTAGGACTGCAGAGTCCCGTCATCCTGCAAAGCATGTACATATTCAAG CAACCAGGCATCggaggagagg TTACACCGCACCAGGACGCCACGTTCCTGTACACTGAGCCACTGGGTCGGGTCATGGGTCTGTGGATCGCTCTGGAGGACGCTACACTCGAGAACGGCTGCCTGTGGTTTATTCCGGGATCACATTCCA ATGGGATCAGCCGGAGGATGGTGCGGACTCCTAAAGGAACCTTTCCTTTGACAGATTTTGTGGGTTGTGAGCAGGAGTATGATGACAAGCTCTTTGTTCCTACACCAATCAAGAAag gtggCTTAGTTTTGATACATGGAGAGGTGGTGCACCGCAGTGCTCAGAACAGCTCCTCTGACTCACGTCATGTCTACACTTTCCACATGATGGATTCTCATGAAACTCGCTGGAGCCCTGAGAACTG GTTACAGCCAACAGAGGAGCTGCCATTCACCCCACTGTACACTTAG